In Kaistella sp. 97-N-M2, the sequence AAGCAAATTCGAACAGTTATTTAAAGATATGGGCGAAGAGCAGATGTCTGCGCGACTTATTAAAAATAAAATTGGTGCGGAGAATTACAAAATCTTCGAACAGGTAACGAATCCGAAACTGAAAAGCAGTGTAATGATGGAAATGCCTTTCCACATAAAATTCGATTAATCCCACAGAAAAGCCCGGTTTGAAATTCAAACCGGGCTTTTTTTTCTTTTTCTGCGATTAAGCTCTTTTAGTGGCCATTCCGTAGATCCAGAGAACTGCTAAAGCTCCTACTACTGCAAGCAGCATACTTTTGATGTCGAACTCATTTACCGTTCCCCATCCTAGCATACTTCCGATCCATCCACCTACGAATGCTCCTACGATCCCTAAAATAATTGTTAAAAGCCAACCCATATTCTGGTTGCCTGGCATAATCATTTTTGCAATTGCACCTGCGATAAGACCAAAAATGATCCAAGTTAAAATTCCCATAGTTTTAAAATTTAATGTTAATAATTAGAATTCGAATTTTTAAAGTTAGAAAAATATATCAGACAAAATTAAAATTTCATTCTAAAGTCTCTTTCTGAAAAATGAATCTACAAATTCTGTTCCATTAAATAATTGAAGGTCCGTCATCTTTTCCCCAACACCAATATATTTCACTGGAATCTGGAACTGATCCGAGATGCCAATTACTACACCGCCTTTTGCTGTACCATCTAATTTGGTCACCGCCAGCGCATTAACTTCGGTAGCTGCGGTAAACTGTT encodes:
- a CDS encoding GlsB/YeaQ/YmgE family stress response membrane protein, with product MGILTWIIFGLIAGAIAKMIMPGNQNMGWLLTIILGIVGAFVGGWIGSMLGWGTVNEFDIKSMLLAVVGALAVLWIYGMATKRA